From Lewinellaceae bacterium:
GAAGTTACTCGCAAATGCGGCGAATTGTTTGATCATTACATTAAAATACTCCAGGGATTTGGGGCCGATAAGAATCCTACGCTATGAGCAAAAGCACAACCGCGCGGGCGCGATGCTATTTTGTACCCCCCCGGAGTTTTCGATATAAAAACGCCTGAAAATCTCCCCTTGATATACGGTTACATGGTTACCTGGCTCCATTGATTGGCCGAAGGCTCCCTAATAGTGAGGCAAGGGAGCCATGAAACCGTGTAGCCATGAATTTTTGGGGCATTTACCCTAACGTTACGCAAAAGGGCACAATTTAGCATCGCGCCCCAACCGCGCCCCTTTTACCTTTTTCGGTTTTTCGGTTTTCCGGTTTTCCGGTTTTGCGGTTTTGCGGTTTTGCGGTTTTGCGGCTCCCCCTAATTCCCATCCCTCGCGCTCGGCGGCTTGCGCCCCGGCTTATCCTTCCGCGAAGGCCGCTTCCCGGGTTCCTGCGGTTGCTCCCCTTCCGGCTGCTCTTCCAGCTGCTCTTCCGGAGCAGCCGGCGGCGCTTTGGCCAATTGCCGCAACTCCACAAAGTTGATCACCGCCTCCAAATCCCAGTTGGAGCGGAGCTGCTCCAGGGGGCGGAGGTAGATGGGTTCGGGCTGGCGCATATCGTCATAGCTGCCGGTATCCCAGCGGCCGTCGCCGTTCCAGTCTTCGATGAGGCGGACGGTGTAGGCGCCGGAGGGCAAGGCGCGGAAAGTGCGCTGGAAGGTGGAATCGCCCTGAATGGTAAAGGAAGAGATCACCTCCTCGTTTTTGGACAATAATTCGACGTAGTAGCTGCTGTCGGCCGAGAGGCTGTCGAACTGCAGGGTGAGGTTGCCGTAGCTCTTCAGCAGGTCTACCTGGATGGGCAGGATGAGGGTATCGTTCTGCTGGCCGTAGAGGCTGGTTAGGGCGCCGGGCATCAGTTCCAGCTCGTAGGGCAGGCCCTCCTTCCAGGAGTGGGCGATGAACAGCTGGCGCCGGCCGTTGGTGTCGAGGCTGTACCGGGGCTGCACTTCCAGGCGCAGGGTGTCTTCGTAGAGGCGCATCAGGCTGGTGTCTAAGGCGGTAATGGGGTGGTTGAAGACAAGGGTTGCATCTTTGGTGGGATTCAGCCGGAGGGCGCCTTTGGAGGAGCGGGCCAGTTGCAGTTTGGCTTTGTTCAGGAATTCCTGGCGGCTGCGGGCGCGCACCTTTACCGTGTCGATGAGGATGGTGTCCTTTTGCAGGTAGATGTTCCAGGAAGTGTCTTTCGGCAGGTCGTACCAGATTTTGGTGGTGTCGGGGTTTCGTTCAATGATCACTTGCTGCCCCACGTCTTTGTAGGCAATGTCCAGCCCTTCCGGCGGCTTGCTGAAGTTGAGGCGCACCAGGCCGTAGCGGCTGCCGTCGTCGCCCATCAGCCGCAGGGGCTGCTCTTCGATGAAGAGCTTGACCCGGACGGTGGGTTGCAGGCTGTCGTTCACCACCAGGAAGGTATCCGGGAAGCCGATGGGTTCCTGCGCCTGGTCGAAGAGGTAGTTGCGGTTGGCGTCCAGCAGGGCGAAGCCTTTGAACCGGCCGGCTTTTACGTTTTCGATGCGAAATTGCCCCTGCTTATCGGTCCGGGCAAAGTAGAAGGGGCGTTCGGTGCGCACCACGGTGTC
This genomic window contains:
- a CDS encoding Ig-like domain-containing protein — its product is MSQTIRTPYWLLLLLALALTFCANPIAPEGGLKDQQPPQLIPEESTPNLQTRFEPQRIELTFDEWFEIQDVFNQVVVSPPLEYPFEITLKRKTLRFDFDEKEVLRPEATYTINFGEAVRDITERNPTQNLRFVFSTGDFIDSLSVSGNIVDAQKGEPVEGVLFMLYENLEDTVVRTERPFYFARTDKQGQFRIENVKAGRFKGFALLDANRNYLFDQAQEPIGFPDTFLVVNDSLQPTVRVKLFIEEQPLRLMGDDGSRYGLVRLNFSKPPEGLDIAYKDVGQQVIIERNPDTTKIWYDLPKDTSWNIYLQKDTILIDTVKVRARSRQEFLNKAKLQLARSSKGALRLNPTKDATLVFNHPITALDTSLMRLYEDTLRLEVQPRYSLDTNGRRQLFIAHSWKEGLPYELELMPGALTSLYGQQNDTLILPIQVDLLKSYGNLTLQFDSLSADSSYYVELLSKNEEVISSFTIQGDSTFQRTFRALPSGAYTVRLIEDWNGDGRWDTGSYDDMRQPEPIYLRPLEQLRSNWDLEAVINFVELRQLAKAPPAAPEEQLEEQPEGEQPQEPGKRPSRKDKPGRKPPSARDGN